The Juglans microcarpa x Juglans regia isolate MS1-56 chromosome 2S, Jm3101_v1.0, whole genome shotgun sequence genome has a window encoding:
- the LOC121251700 gene encoding arogenate dehydrogenase 1, chloroplastic — MLSPSSLHRHYSTLPPSTPSLSFSPLHHSLSFFNPLTTPTFSLSRRTPLRIRALDAAQPFDYESKLASAHFHTNQHLKIAIVGFGNYGQFLAKTLVRQGHTILAHSRSDYSHIAKNLGVSFFSDPHDLCEQHPEVILLCSSIISTERVLRSLPLQRLKRSTLFVDVLSVKELPRDLLLDLLPNDFDLICSHPMFGPQSARRSWSGCFFVYEKVRIGEEESRISRCEKFLDVFAREGCKMVDMCCVEHDKYAAGSQFITHTVGRVLEMLNLESTPINTKGYETLLDLVENTAADSFDLYYGLFMYNKSALEMLERLDLAFEALRNELFGRLHHVVRKQLFEKVRNSQESSARPRNGAALPSSALALRSEDSAQPNEYKGQISDRFGDSSKLKIAIVGFGNFGQFLAKTIVHQGHTVLAYSRSDYSDVAKKLGVSYFSDADDLCEEHPEVILLCTSILSTEKVLKSLPVQRLKRSTLFVDVLSVKEFPRSLFLQNLPPDFDVLCTHPMFGPESGKNGWNGLPFVYDKVRVGSDESRVSRCDWFLDIFAREGCRMVEMSCAEHDWHAAGSQFITHTMGRVLEKLELESTPINTKGYETLLNLVENTAGDSFDLYYGLFMYNVNAMEQLERLDHSFESLKKQLFGRLHGVLRKQLFEDAEKFEVSWEKRMLPKLSEGNAALTSSLEALNGENN, encoded by the exons atgctctctccctcttctcttcaCCGCCATTATTCAACCCTACCACCATccacaccctctctctctttctcccctctgcaccactctctctctttcttcaacCCCCTTACTACCCCTACCTTCTCTCTAAGCCGCCGCACACCACTACGCATTCGGGCCCTCGACGCCGCCCAGCCCTTTGACTATGAATCCAAGCTCGCCTCTGCCCATTTCCACACCAACCAGCACCTCAAAATCGCCATTGTCGGCTTCGGCAACTACGGGCAGTTTCTCGCCAAAACCCTCGTCCGCCAAGGCCACACCATCCTCGCCCACTCCCGCTCCGACTACTCCCACATAGCCAAGAACCTCGGTGTCTCCTTCTTCTCCGACCCCCACGACCTCTGCGAACAACACCCGGAAGTCATTCTCCTCTGTAGCTCCATCATCTCCACCGAACGGGTGCTCCGCTCCCTCCCTCTCCAGCGACTCAAGCGTAGTACTTTGTTCGTCGACGTTCTTTCGGTCAAAGAGCTCCCCAGAGATCTGCTGTTAGACCTTTTGCCCAATGATTTCGATCTGATTTGCTCGCACCCAATGTTCGGACCCCAAAGCGCCAGGCGCAGCTGGAGTGGGTGTTTCTTTGTCTACGAAAAAGTCCGAATTGGCGAAGAAGAATCGAGGATCTCGCGGTGCGAGAAGTTCCTCGACGTTTTCGCGCGAGAAGGGTGTAAAATGGTGGATATGTGCTGCGTGGAGCACGACAAGTACGCGGCGGGTTCACAGTTCATTACCCATACAGTTGGGAGGGTATTGGAGATGTTGAACTTGGAGTCCACGCCGATTAATACCAAGGGGTATGAGACTTTGCTGGATTTGGTGGAGAACACGGCGGCGGATAGCTTTGATTTGTATTACGGGTTGTTCATGTACAATAAGAGCGCGTTGGAGATGTTGGAGAGGTTGGATTTGGCTTTCGAGGCGTTAAGGAATGAGCTCTTCGGCCGCTTGCATCATGTGGTGAGGAAACAATTGTTTGAGAAGGTGCGAAACTCGCAGGAAAGTAGCGCTCGGCCTCGAAATGGTGCTGCATTGCCATCTTCTGCATTGGCTCTGAg GTCTGAGGATAGTGCTCAACCGAATGAGTACAAAGGGCAGATCTCTGATCGCTTTGGTGACAGCTCAAAACTAAAAATTGCAATAGTTGGATTTGGCAACTTTGGTCAGTTCCTTGCGAAGACTATTGTACACCAAGGACACACTGTTTTGGCATATTCTAGATCGGACTACTCTGATGTTGCAAAAAAATTAGGAGTTTCTTACTTCTCTGATGCAGACGATCTTTGTGAAGAGCACCCTGAAGTTATTCTTCTTTGTACTTCCATTCTATCTACTGAGAAAGTTCTGAAGTCATTACCAGTTCAGAGACTGAAGAGGAGTACTCTGTTTGTTGATGTACTTTCTGTGAAAGAATTTCCTAGAAGTTTGTTTCTTCAAAATCTGCCACCCGATTTTGATGTTCTCTGCACACATCCTATGTTTGGACCTGAGAGTGGTAAAAATGGGTGGAATGGTCTTCCTTTTGTTTATGATAAGGTTAGAGTTGGAAGTGATGAATCAAGAGTATCACGGTGTGACTGGTTTCTTGATATTTTTGCACGAGAAGGGTGCCGAATGGTGGAAATGAGTTGTGCAGAACATGATTGGCATGCGGCTGGGTCACAGTTCATTACTCACACGATGGGAAGGGTTTTAGaaaagttggagttggagtcaaCACCTATTAACACAAAAGGCTATGAGACTTTGTTAAATCTGGTGGAGAATACTGCAGGGGATAGCTTTGACCTTTACTATGGCTTATTCATGTACAATGTAAATGCAATGGAGCAGCTAGAGAGGTTAGACCATTCTTTTGAATCATTGAAGAAGCAGCTCTTTGGGCGTTTGCATGGTGTTCTTCGGAAGCAACTGTTTGAGGATGCAGAGAAGTTTGAAGTCTCATGGGAAAAACGCATGTTGCCAAAACTATCGGAAGGCAATGCTGCACTGACATCTTCTTTGGAGGCTCTTAATGGCGAAAACAACTAA
- the LOC121252029 gene encoding probable anion transporter 6, chloroplastic — MAKFTPLAENFCSLPHNNTISRGPVFNASVLKLHLLHSPPSRRRLNFRVFCSIQEKETAPKSERVAGVLTGLRVNELEQLSSEGETGPQSGSGEVAFDWKSLPWKNIPDRYKLIGTTSLAFVICNMDKVNLSIAIIPMSHQFGWNSSVAGLVQSSFFWGYALSQLPGGWLAKIFGGRKVLKFGVLTWSVATALVPMLAGLLPGLILSRILVGIGEGVSPSAATDLIARSIPLSERSRAVAFVFGGLSVGSVTGLLFAPPLIQNFGWESVFYMFGILGLAWFLGFQYFEDQKASFTAESVSLSPPGSTTQTWNTTLNELGGSLKEVPWKAFFQSRAVWAMIYTHFCGSWGHYTCLSWLPTYFSEELNLNLAEAAWVSILPPLASIFVTSIAAQFADHLIANGVEVTMVRKICQSIAFLAPAICMTLSSLDLGLPPWEMVGILTGGLALSSFALSGLYCTHQDMSPEYASILLGITNTVGAVPGIVGVALTGYLLDSTHSWSMSLFAPSIFFYLTGTVVWLMFASSKPQTFSKRD, encoded by the exons ATGGCGAAGTTTACACCTTTGGCCGAGAACTTTTGCTCTCTTCCTCACAACAACACTATCTCACGAGGACCAGTCTTCAACGCCTCCGTACTCAAACTCCACCTCTTGCATTCTCCTCCTTCTAGGCGCCGCTTGAACTTCCGGGTCTTTTGTAGCATCCAAGAGAAAGAAACTGCCCCCAAAAGCGAAAGAGTTGCAGGGGTGCTGACCGGACTCCGCGTTAATGAATTGGAGCAATTGAGTTCTGAGGGAGAAACGGGCCCCCAGAGCGGGTCCGGGGAAGTGGCCTTTGATTGGAAATCGCTGCCATGGAAGAATATTCCTGATAGGTATAAGCTCATCGGGACGACGTCGTTGGCCTTCGTTATTTGCAATATGGATAAG GTGAACTTGAGTATTGCTATAATTCCAATGTCACACCAGTTTGGATGGAATTCATCAGTGGCAGGATTGGTACAGTCATCATTCTTTTGGGGCTATGCATTGAGCCAGTTGCCTGGGGGGTGGCTTGCAAAGATATTTGGTGGGAG AAAAGTTCTTAAGTTTGGGGTATTGACATGGTCAGTGGCTACAGCGCTTGTTCCTATGCTTGCTGGTTTATTACCCGGATTAATCTTGTCAAGAATATTG GTTGGAATAGGTGAAGGCGTTTCCCCTTCAGCTGCAACGGATCTTATCGCCAG GTCAATACCATTGTCAGAGCGGTCACGGGCTGTAGCATTTGTTTTTGGTGGTCTGAGTGTTGGAAGTGTTACAGG GCTTCTTTTTGCTCCTCCCCTTATCCAGAATTTTGGTTGGGAATCTGTTTTTTACATGTTTGGCATTCTTGGGCTTGCCTG gtttttggggtttcaatattTCGAAGACCAAAAAGCTTCATTCACTGCTGAATCCGTTTCAT TGTCTCCGCCTGGCTCTACGACACAAACTTGGAATACGACTCTTAATGAGTTGGGTGGCTCATTGAAG GAAGTACCATGGAAGGCATTTTTTCAAAGTCGAGCTGTATGGGCGATGATATATACTCATTTTTGTGGAAGTTGGGGTCACTATACTTGTCTGTCGTGGCTTCCTACATACTTCAG TGAGGAGCTGAACCTAAATTTGGCAGAAGCTGCATGG GTTTCTATCCTTCCTCCACTGGCTTCGATCTTTGTTACAAGCATTGCGGCACAATTTGCTGACCATTTGATTGCGAATGGAGTGGAAGTCACCATG GTACGGAAGATTTGCCAATCAATTGCCTTTCTGGCGCCTGCAATTTGCATGACTCTGTCATCCCTGGATCTAGGATTGCCACCTTGGGAAATGGTGGGAATTCTCACTGGTGGCTTAGCCCTATCAAGCTTTGCCCTGTCAG GACTTTACTGTACCCATCAAGATATGTCACCTGAATATGCGAGTATATTGTTG GGTATTACCAACACTGTTGGAGCAGTACCTGGTATTGTAGGGGTAGCCCTTACTGGTTACCTTCTTGATTCAACTCATTCCTGGAGT ATGTCGTTATTTGCACCATCAATCTTCTTCTACTTGACCGGTACAGTTGTATGGTTGATGTTCGCCAGCAGTAAGCCCCAAACCTTTTCCAAGAGAGATTGA
- the LOC121253664 gene encoding LOW QUALITY PROTEIN: heparanase-like protein 3 (The sequence of the model RefSeq protein was modified relative to this genomic sequence to represent the inferred CDS: inserted 1 base in 1 codon), with protein sequence MGYQIWVMGMCLWMCLFSYGFISVYSQGAKGGEGXIFIDGKTAIGRIDDDFVCATLDWWPPEKCDYGTCSWGRVSLLNLDLGNNILLNAIKAFSPLKLRLGGSLQDKVIYGTEDNQQPCIPFVKNTSEMFGFTQGCLPMHRWDELNTLFEKAGAKIVFGLNALNGRSINSDGSAGGDWNYTNAESFIRYTVRKNYTIHGWELGNELSGNGVGTRIAADQYALDTIALQSIVQNIYEEIDPKPLIIAPGGFFDANWFQKFIDKTTKSLDVVSHHIYNLGPGVDTHLVEKILNPTYLDGEADTFRSLHKILKSSATSATAWVGESGGAYNSGHNLVTNAFVFSFWYLDQLGMASAHDTKTYCRQTLIGGNYGLLNTTTFEPNPDYYSALLWHRLMGNKVLSTSFSGTKKIRAYAHCAKYSKGIVLLLINLDNSTTIQAEVAFNSTWGLHHKHRSHKTNLVQLIRPDISETAREEYHLTAKDENLHSQTMLLNGNILTVNSSGDIPPLEPIYVNSSTPIKVAPFSIVFAHIPSVVLPACR encoded by the exons ATGGGTTATCAGATTTGGGTTATGGGGATGTGCCTCTGGATGTGTCTGTTTAGCTACGGCTTCATTTCCGTATACTCGCAGGGTGCTAAGGGTGGAGAGG CTATTTTCATTGATGGGAAAACAGCCATTGGGAGGAttgatgatgattttgtttgTGCAACCTTGGATTGGTGGCCTCCTGAGAAATGCGACTATGGAACATGCAGCTGGGGTCGTGTTTCTCTCCTCAATCTG GATCTTGGCAACAATATTCTGTTAAATGCCATAAAAG CCTTTTCTCCCTTGAAACTTAGACTAGGTGGCAGTTTGCAAGATAAGGTCATATATGGTACTGAAGATAATCAGCAACCTTGTATTCCTTTTGTTAAAAATACTTCAGAGATGTTTGGTTTCACTCAAGGTTGCTTACCCATGCATAGATGGGATGAATTAAACACCCTTTTCGAGAAAGCCGG GGCTAAGATTGTTTTCGGGTTAAACGCTCTTAACGGACGATCTATAAATTCTGATGGGTCTGCCGGGGGAGATTGGAACTATACAAATGCTGAATCTTTCATCCGTTATACTGTCAGAAAGAACTACACTATTCATGGTTGGGAGCTGG GAAATGAGTTGTCAGGGAATGGAGTCGGCACAAGAATTGCAGCAGATCAGTATGCCTTGGACACTATTGCTTTGCAAAGCATAGTCCAAAACATTTACGAGGAGATCGATCCTAAGCCACTAATCATAGCACCTGGAGGCTTCTTTGATGCAAACTGGTTTCAAAAATTCATAGATAAGACGACCAAATCTTTGGATGTTGTCTcccaccatatatataatttggggCCAG GAGTTGATACGCACCTTGTTGAAAAGATTCTTAACCCAACCTATCTTGATGGAGAGGCTGATACATTTAGGAGTCTCCATAAAATCCTCAAGAGTTCTGCAACTTCAGCAACTGCATGGGTTGGTGAGTCGGGAGGGGCTTACAACAGTGGCCATAATCTTGTCACAAATGCATTTGTGTTTAGTTTCTG GTATTTGGATCAGCTTGGAATGGCATCGGCTCATGACACAAAAACTTACTGCAGACAGACCTTGATTGGTGGAAACTATGGTTTACTCAACACCACCACCTTCGAACCAAACCCCGACTACTACAG TGCTCTTCTTTGGCACCGGTTAATGGGAAACAAGGTTCTGTCAACAAGCTTTTCTGGGACAAAGAAGATACGTGCCTATGCTCACTGTGCAAAATATTCT AAAGGGatagtattattattaatcaACCTAGACAACAGCACCACCATCCAGGCCGAAGTAGCCTTCAATAGTACTTGGGGTTTGCATCATAAGCACAGATCTCATAAAACAAATCTTGTTCAGCTGATTCGACCTGATATAAGCGAAACTGCGAGAGAGGAATACCATCTGACAGCAAAAGATGAGAATTTACACAGCCAAACCATGCTGCTAAATGGAAACATTTTAACTGTAAATTCATCTGGAGACATACCTCCTTTGGAGCCTATATATGTAAACTCATCAACCCCAATAAAGGTAGCTCCTTTCTCTATTGTATTTGCTCACATACCAAGTGTTGTTCTCCCAGCTTGCAGGTAG